The Amblyraja radiata isolate CabotCenter1 chromosome 1, sAmbRad1.1.pri, whole genome shotgun sequence genome contains a region encoding:
- the neurog2 gene encoding neurogenin-2, which yields MSPQSDRCPYKEQASGKYFACPAPACSLSSAEEEIEDTSAAKADCKRRARGRGKARSQKLVQRIKKTRRIKANNRERNRMHNLNGALDALREVLPAFPEDAKLTKIETLRFAHNYIWALTEALRLADPSGDTSAEGPDRQYLDTGLSSPSPGASASSWNSFSSPSSSSYTCTLSPGSPAQAEDIYFGQPESLYAAAKRQSDFLQASSFHEFI from the coding sequence atgtCTCCACAGTCTGATCGCTGTCCTTACAAAGAGCAAGCCAGTGGCAAGTACTTTGCCTGCCCGGCTCCAGCTTGTTCTCTCAGCTCAGCCGAGGAAGAGATCGAGGACACGTCCGCGGCCAAAGCCGATTGCAAAAGGCGAGCCCGGGGTCGCGGCAAAGCCCGGAGTCAGAAGTTGGTGCAAAGAATCAAAAAGACCCGGCGCATCAAAGCGAACAACCGGGAGAGGAACAGGATGCACAACCTGAACGGGGCGCTGGACGCGCTGAGGGAGGTGCTGCCCGCCTTTCCAGAGGATGCCAAGCTGACCAAAATCGAGACCCTGCGCTTCGCTCACAATTACATCTGGGCACTGACCGAGGCTCTGCGGCTCGCCGATCCCAGCGGGGACACCAGCGCCGAAGGGCCGGACAGGCAGTACCTGGACACGGGGCTGAGCAGCCCTAGCCCCGGGGCTTCGGCCAGCTCTTGGAACAGCTTCAGCTCGCCTTCCTCTTCCTCCTACACATGCACTTTATCGCCGGGCAGCCCCGCGCAGGCGGAAGACATCTACTTCGGGCAACCCGAGAGCCTGTACGCTGCCGCTAAACGCCAGTCGGACTTTTTGCAGGCCTCTTCATTCCATGAATTTATTTAA
- the LOC116978912 gene encoding proline-rich protein 2-like — MGATARTMGPPPPPIPDSGREPRDNGTPTPDSGREPRDNGTPTPDSGRTPRDNETPTPDSRREPRDNGTPTPDSRREPRDNGTPTPDSRREPRDNGTPTPDSRREPRDNGTPTPDSGREPRDNGTPTPDSRREPRDNGTPTPDSRREPRDNGTPTPDSGREPRDNGTPTPDSGREPRDNGTPTPDSGREPRDNGTPTPDSGHEPRDNGTPTPTSQSQAMGASPRTMGPPTPDSRREPRDNGTPPPHP, encoded by the coding sequence ATGGGAGCGACAGCGAGGACaatgggacccccccccccccctatccctgACAGTGGACGCGAGCCCCGGGACAATGGGACCCCCACCCCTGACAGTGGACGCGAGCCCCGGGACAATGGGACCCCCACCCCTGACAGTGGACGCACGCCCCGGGACAATGAGACCCCCACTCCTGACAGTAGGCGCGAGCCCCGGGACAATGGGACCCCCACCCCTGACAGTAGGCGCGAGCCCCGGGACAATGGGACCCCCACCCCTGACAGTAGGCGCGAGCCCCGGGACAATGGGACCCCCACCCCTGACAGTAGGCGCGAGCCCCGGGACAATGGGACCCCCACCCCTGACAGTGGGCGCGAGCCCCGGGACAATGGGACCCCCACCCCTGACAGTAGGCGCGAGCCCCGGGACAATGGGACCCCCACCCCTGACAGTAGGCGCGAGCCCCGGGACAATGGGACCCCCACCCCTGACAGTGGGCGCGAGCCCCGGGACAATGGGACCCCCACCCCTGACAGTGGGCGCGAGCCCCGGGACAATGGGACCCCCACCCCTGACAGTGGACGCGAGCCCCGGGACAATGGGACCCCCACCCCTGACAGTGGGCACGAGCCCCGGGACAATgggacccccacccccacatcacaaTCCCAGGCAATGGGCGCGAGTCCGAGGACAATGGGACCCCCCACCCCTGACAGTAGGCGCGAGCCCCGGGACaatgggaccccccccccccacccctga